The genomic interval TCCGGTGGTCATCGGGTCACCGCCCCAGCCTCGGTCATGTCGCCGGTCCGGCGGAGGTCGCCCCGGTGACCGGCAGTTCGTCGGAGAAGCAGGTCCAGCTTCCGGTGTGGCAGGCCGCACCGACCTGGTCGACGCTGACCAGCAGGGCGTCGCCGTCGCAGTCCAGCGCCACGGAGCGGACGTACTGGTGGTGGCCGGAGGTGTCGCCCTTGACCCAGTATTCCCGCCGGCTGCGCGACCAGTAGGTGGCCCGACCGGTGGTGAGGGTGCGGTGCAGCGCCTCGTCGTCCATCCAGGCGACCATCAGCACGTCGCCGGTGTCGTGCGCCCGGACCACGGCGGTGACCAGTCCGTCGGGGTTGCGGCGCAGGCGCGTGGCGATCGCCGGGTCGAGGGCCGAGGGTCGCGCGGGGCCGCCGCGCGCCGGCCCGGGCGCGGTCGCCGGGGAGAGATCGGGTACGGGCATAGTTCCCGATTGTTTCGCACGCGGCGCCGGAACTGTCGACCCGTCCCCGCCGCCGCCCGCCGAAGTGGCCCGCGCCACGCCGCCCGGGGTGCCGTCCGTCCCCGGTGGGGTGGGCGTCCCGGTCCGGTCCGGGCGGACGAGTTGGTCGACGTAGCGGTCGAGCCGGCCGTCGCGCAGGGCGGCGGCGAGATCCGGCCCGACCACCCCGGCCAGTTCCTCGGCGTACGGGCGGGCCAGTGCCACGGTGCCGGCCACCAGGCGGTGCGCGGCGGAGTGCAGCCGGGGCAGGGTGTCGGGGCGCAACCCGAGGCAGCTGAGCATGTCGTCGCGGTAGCGCTCCGGTGCGACCGGCAGGTCCAGCGCGGCGGCCAGCGCGTCCCGCCGGCTGGCCACCGTGACCGTCGGGTTGGCGAGCCGGAGCACCGAGGGGCAGCGCCGGGCCAGTTCGGCGGCGGCGAGCCGGGCCTCGTACTCGGCACCGCTGGCGCAGGCGCCGCCGACCTTGCCGAGCGCGGCGACGAGTTCCTCCAGATCCGGCTCGGCGGGGCGCTGGCGGATCTCGGTGACGTCGACGGAGGACCGCCATGCGCCGTGTGCCCAGAGTAACCGTGCGGGCGCGACGACCGGCAGTCCGAAGGACCATTCGGCGGGCCGGTCGAGCCGTTCGAGCCACGATTCGACGTCCCGTACGGCGACCGACAGGTGGGTCAGCCGGTCGCCGGTCTCCACGAGGAAGGCCGGGTACGCGGCGTACGGTCCCCCGCTGACCAGGACATCGATGTCCACGTCGCTGTACGGGGTGGCGGCGCCCCGGGCATAGCTGCCGCGCAGCAGAACCCCGACGACGGGCGGGCCGGGCAGCCGGCGCAGCCGGTCCGTCCAGTCGTCGAGGAACCCGAGTTGCCGTAACGGACCGTGATCCACGGCGTCATCGTGCCGCAGGTCCGATCATGACGCAACGCCCGATCATGCTTCGCCTGGGCGTTTCGTCCGTTATCTGCCGATAAATCGCATTGACTGCTCCGGATAGCGCTCGCCGGCCGCCGCCCCGACCGGTATCGCGGCGGAGAGCTGGGCCACCTGCTCGCCGGTGAGCCGCAGGTCGACGGCGGCGGCGTTCTCCTCCAGGTAACCGACCCGCTTGGTGCCGGGGATCGGCAGGATGTCGTCGCCCTGGGCGAGCAGCCAGGCCAGTGCCGCCTGGGCCGGCGTACAGCCGATCTCGGCGGCCACCGCCCGGACCCGGTCGACCAGTTCCAGGTTGGTGTCGAGGTTCTCCTCGGCGAACCGGGGCGCCCGGCTGCGGAAGTCCTCGGCACCGAGCTGTTCCCGGCTGTTGATCGTCCCGGTCAGCAGCCCCCGGCCCATCGGCGAGTACGCCACCAACGCCACGCCGAGGTCCCGGCAGGTCGCCAGCATCTCCTGCTCGACGTCCCGGCTGAACAGCGAGTACTCCATCTGCACCGCCGCCACCGGATGCACGGCGTGCGCGGCCCGCAGCGTCGCCGGGCTCACCTCGGAGAGCCCGATGAACCGCACCTTGCCGTCCACCACCAGCTCGGCCATCGCCCCGACGGTCTCCTCGATCGGGGTCTCCGGGTTGCGCCGGTGCAGGTAGTAGAGGTCGATGGTGTCGACACCGAGCCGGGCCAGCGAGGCGTCGCACGCCTGGTGGGCCCACGCCCCGGAGCTGTCGACGTACGCCCCCGGGGAGGCGGTGGTGCTCCCCTCGCCGGTGAACCGGTTGCCGAACTTGGTGGCCAGGAACACCTCGTCGCGGCGCTTGCGCAGCACCGGGCCGAGCAGTTCCTCGTTGTGCCCCCGCCCGTACATGTCGGCGGTGTCCAGGTGGTTGATCCCGAGGTCGAGGGCCCGGTGCAGGGTCCGGGTCGACTCCTCGTCGTCCCGGGTCCCGTACGCCATGCTCATCCCCATACAGCCGAGCCCGATGGCCGAGACCTCCGGTCCGATGGCACCGATCCTGCGCTTGTGCATCGCTTCCGCTCCGTCCGCCGTACGTTCCGTCCTGCCCGGTCCAGGTTTCCACCGCACCGCCGGGCGGGTCATCCGGGACCGGTACCCGCTCCCCGCCGGTCGGAAAACCGGCCGGCCCGATCGACGATTGTCCGCCGGCAAGATTTCATCTAGCGTTGATTTCAACACTTGATGAGTTTCGCAGGGAGGCATCATGGAGACCGCGATCGAGGTCCGCGACCTCGTCGTGACGCGCGGGAAACGGCAGGTCCTGCACGGGATCGGCTGCACCGTCCCGCGCGGGAGCGTCACCGGGCTACTCGGCCCGAGCGGCAGCGGCAAGACCACGCTGTTGCGGGCCATCGTCGGCGTGCAGATCGTGTCCGGCGGCACCGTCACCGTGCTCGGCGAGCCGGCCGGAGCCCGTGGCCTGCGGCGACGCCTCGGATATCTGACCCAGGCACCGAGCGTCTATCCGGACCTGACCGTCCGGGAGAACACCCGCTACTTCGGCCGGCTGCACGGCGTCGGCCGGTCCGACGCCGACCGGGCGATCGCCGACGTCGGCCTGGCCGACGCGGCCGACCAGCTCGTCGGCACCCTCTCCGGCGGCCAGCGCAGCCGGGCCTCGCTGGCCTGTGCCCTGGTCGGCCGCCCCGAGGTGGTGATCCTCGACGAGCCGACGGTCGGGCAGGACCCGGTGCTCCGGGCCGAGCTGTGGCAGCGGTTCCACGCTATGGCCGCCGAGGGGACCACGCTGCTGGTCTCCAGTCACGTGATGGACGAGGCGGCCCGGTGCGACCGGCTGCTGCTGATCCGGGAGGGCCGGCTGATCGCCGACGACACCGTCCCGGCGGTACGCGCGGCGGCCGGCACCGACGACCTGGAGGAGGCGTTCCTGCGGCTGATCAGGGCGAACGAGCTGGCCGACGGGGACCGGTTGGCCGGCAGCGGCGATCGGAGGGCGGGACGGTGAACCTGCGGATCCTCGCCGTCACCACCGGTCGCATCCTGCGCCAACTGCGACACGACCGGCGTACCGTGGCGATGCTGCTGGTGGTGCCGGTGGTGCTGCTCACCCTGCTCTACCACATGTTCGGCGACCAGCCGGCGCCGCCGGGACAGCCGGCCGTCTTCGACCGGATCGCCCTGGTCATGCTCGGCGTCTTCCCGTTCGTGATCATGTTCCTGGTCACCAGCATCGCCATGTTGCGCGAGCGCACCTCCGGCACGCTGGAACGGCTGCTCACCACCCCGCTGGGCAAACTCGACCTGCTCTTCGGCTACGGCCTCGCGTTCGGACTGGCCGCCGCGGTCCAGGCCGGTGTCGCGGCCGGCGCGGCGTACTGGCTCTTCGACCTCTCCACCGCCGGCAACCCCGGGCTGGTGGTGCTGATCGCGGTGGTCAACGCCGTACTCGGGGTCGCGCTGGGGCTCTTCTGCAGCGCCTTCGCCCAGACCGAGTTCCAGGCCGTACAGTTCATGCCGGTCGTGGTGATCCCGCAGATCCTGCTCTGCGGCCTGTTCGTCGCCCGCGACCAGATGGCCGGCTGGCTACAGGTGATCAGCGACGCGCTGCCCCTGTCGTACGCGGTCGAGGCGCTACAGGAGGTCGGCGCGCACGCCGAGCCGACCGGCACGATGTGGCGGGACGTGGCGGTGGTGGCCGCGGCGGTGGTGGTCGCTCTGGTGCTCGCGGCGGCCACGCTTCGGCGGCGTACCGGCTGAGGCGTCCGGCACCGGTCGGCGCCCACTGCGGGAGGCGCCGACCGGTGCCGGAGGAACGAGCACGAGGACGGCGATGGCACGACGGAGCGGACGGCGACCGGGCAACCCCGACACCCGGGAGAGCATCCTGAGAGCCGCCCGGGAGGCGTTCGCCGAACGCGGTTTCGACCACACCTCGATCCGGGCCATCGCGACCGCCGCCGGAGTCGACCCGGCGCTGGTCCACCACTACTTCGGCACCAAGGACCAGCTCTTCCTCGCCACCATCGACATCCCGTTCGACCCGCAGGAGCTGCTGCCGCAGATCGCCGCCGGTGGGCTCGACGGGATCGGCGAACGGCTGGTCCGGACGTTCCTGCGGGTCTGGGACTCCCCCGCCGGCACCGCCGGGGTCGCGCTGTTCCGGTCCGCGATGAACAACGAGTGGACCGCCCGGCTGCTCCGGGAGTTCCTGGAGACCCAGGTGCTGCGCCGGGCGACCGGGCTGCTCGAGATCGACCCGGCCGAGGCACCGCTGCGCTCGTCGCTGGTCGCCACCCAGATGGCCGGCATGGTCATCGTCCGGTACATCCTGCGGCTGGAGCCGCTCGCCTCGGCGCCGCCGGACGTCGTGGTCGCGGCGGTGGGGCCGACCATCCAGCGTTATCTGACCGGGGACGTCACCCGGCTCACCGCCCGGCCGGCGGATCCCGGCTCGCCGGGCGGACCGCGCCCCGGCACGCCGGGCGGGACGCGGCAGGACGGCTGACCCGGAGGGCTAGCGGTCGGACCAGACCTGGCCGGGGGTGCTGCCGAGCGGCCACTCCCGGTCCGGGCGCTGCGCCTGGTGCCGCCGCCGGCAGAGCACGGGATGCAGCAGCTCGGCCAGCTCCGCCTGGCCGGTCAGCGGGCGGGGGAAGGCGAGCCGGGCCCGGCAGCGGGTAGCGCGTCCGCCGAGGGCCACCACCATGCCGTACCGGTCGAGCCGGACCACCCGGGGCGGCGGCTCGTCCGCCCCGCCCGGCGGTACGAGGTCGCCGAGCTGGCGCCGGAGGAAGGCGGCGATCTCCGGCCCGTGGTGGTCCGCGAGGTCGGCGAGGAGGTCCCGTTCCAGCGGGTGCAGCGGGTCCGGCTCGGCGGCGGCGTACTCGGCCGGCTCGACGTGTCGCACGGTGCCGGCACGTTCGAGCCGGATCTCGGCCGGCTCGAACCGGTGCAGCGTGAAGCCCCGGCCGACGTCCAGCAGGTCTCCGGTCGGCACCACCTCGGCGAAGTCGATGGCGGCCTGCCGCGCCTCGACCCCGGTCAGCGGCTCCGGCCAGCCGGAGATCCAGACCCGGCCGAGCGGGGGCGCCCCGGCGGCCGGCGGCAGGTCGCGGACGTCGAGCACCAGTGCGGTGCCCCGGCCGCTCCTGCCGGGCCGGAGTGCGGCGGCCAGGTCGCTGACGATCGAGACGAGCAGCAGGATCCGGCCGGACGGGTCGGTGGCGTGCCGGACCTGGTGCGGTCCGGGCCGGTAGGCGACCTGGGCGGTGCCGGCGAGCCGACCGGCGGCCAGGGTACGGGCCACCTCCGCGGAGCTGGGCTGCATGACGTCGACCTCCGGCGGAGTTAGCCTGTCCTTAGTAAGGGGAGGCTAACCTATCGGACGGTCGGCGTCCATCTCACCGCCGGCACCGTTCGCCGCCGCTACCGGGTCTGCTCCAACCAGGAGGCATAGAGCAGGCCGTAGACCGACTGCGGGTCGCTGACCAGCTCCTCGTGCGGACCCCGCTGCACGATCCGGCCCCGGTCCACCACGATCACCTCGTCGGCGGCCTGCGCGGTGGAGAGCCGGTGCGCGATCGCCACCGTGGTCCGGCCCCGGGTCACCGCGTCCAGGGTGCGTTGCAGGCGTACCTCGGTGGCCGGGTCGACCGCGCTGGTCGCCTCGTCCAGCACCAGCAGGTCCGGGTCGGCCACGTACGCCCGGGCCAGCGCGACCAACTGCCGCTCGCCCACACTGAGTGCCTCGCCGCGCTCACCCACCGGCGTCGCCAGCCCGAGCGGCAGCCCCTCCACCCAGTCGCCGAGACCGAGTTCGGTGAAGGCCGACGCCAGCTCCTCGTCGGTCAGCTCCGGCCGGCCAAACCGGACGTTCTCCGCCACCGTGGAGTCGAAGAGGAAGCCGTCCTGCGGCACCATCACCACCCGGGAGCGCAGCGAACCGAACCGGACCCGGTCCAGCCGCACCCCGGAGAGCAGCACCGCCCCGCCGGACGGGTCCATCAGCCGGGTCAGCAGCTTCGCGAAGGTGGTCTTGCCGCTGCCGGTCTCGCCGACCACCGCCACCCGGGTCTTGGCCGGGATGTCCACGTTGACGTCGACCAGCACCGGCGGGCCGCCCGGATAGTGGTATTCGACGTCGGCGAAGCGGATGTCGATCGGCCCGGCCGGCAGGTCGACGCCCTGCTCCCCCGGGTCCGCCACGTCCGGCGCCACGTCGAGTACGTCCAGCACCCGCCGCCAGCCCGCCACCGCGTTCTGCGCCTCGTTGAGCACCTCGGTGGCGATCTGCACCGGCTGGATGAAGAGGGTGACCAGGAAGAGGAAGGCGGTCAGCTCGCCGATGCCGAGCGAACCGTCGACACCCAGCTTGACGCCGAGCACCACCACCCCGGCCAGGGCCAGCCCGGCGGCGATCTCGCCGGTCGAGAAGCTGATCACGCTGGTCCGGATCGCCCGCTGCTGTGCCCGGCGCTGCGCCTCGATGGTCCGGTCCAGCCGCTCGGCCGTCCGGCCGGAGACCCCGTACGCCCGGATCACCGGCGCGCCCACCACGCTCTCCGAGACCGCCGCCAGCATCGCGCCGAGCCGCTGCCGGACCACCCCGTACGCGGCGGCGAGCCGCTTCTGGAAGACCCGGATCACCGCCACGGCGGGGACGAACGCGGCGAACACCACCAGGGTCAACTGCCAGGAGTAGACCGCCATCACCACCGTGGTCACCACCACCTGACCGAGGTTGATCAGGAGGATCACCCCGCCCCACTGGAGGAACTGGGTGATCTGGTCCACGTCGCTGGTGACCCGGGAGACCAGCGAGCCGCGCCGCTCCGCCTGCTGGTGCAGCGTCGACAGGTCGTGCACGTGCCGGAAGGCCCGCACCCGCACCCCGGCCAGCGCCGTCTCGCTGACCGTGAAGAGCCGGCGCATCATCAGATAGCCGCAGATGGTGGTCACCACCAGCACCGCCGCGGTCGCCGCGACCACGATGCCGACCACCCCGATGTCCGGCCCGCCCGGTGCGCGCAGCCCCCGGTCGATGCCCTGCTGGATCGCCACCGGCACGGCGGCCCGGCCGACCATCGAGACCAGGGCCAGCGCGAGGGTGCCGGCGAGTCCGGTACGCAGTTCCGGGGAGAGCGCCAGCCCTCGCCGAAAGGTCCCCCAGGCGCTCTCCGCCCGCTCCGGTACCGCCCCGGCCGTGGTCGTACTCACGCGTCCACCTCTTCGCCCCGGCGGGTCGCCGGATCCTCGTACGCCCGCTCGCGTTCCCGCTCCGCCTCGGCCCGCTCGTACGCGGTTACCAGCGCCGCGTAGCCGGGCGTGGTACGCAGCAGCGTGGCGTGG from Plantactinospora sp. BC1 carries:
- a CDS encoding DUF2470 domain-containing protein, with the protein product MQPSSAEVARTLAAGRLAGTAQVAYRPGPHQVRHATDPSGRILLLVSIVSDLAAALRPGRSGRGTALVLDVRDLPPAAGAPPLGRVWISGWPEPLTGVEARQAAIDFAEVVPTGDLLDVGRGFTLHRFEPAEIRLERAGTVRHVEPAEYAAAEPDPLHPLERDLLADLADHHGPEIAAFLRRQLGDLVPPGGADEPPPRVVRLDRYGMVVALGGRATRCRARLAFPRPLTGQAELAELLHPVLCRRRHQAQRPDREWPLGSTPGQVWSDR
- a CDS encoding TetR family transcriptional regulator, producing MARRSGRRPGNPDTRESILRAAREAFAERGFDHTSIRAIATAAGVDPALVHHYFGTKDQLFLATIDIPFDPQELLPQIAAGGLDGIGERLVRTFLRVWDSPAGTAGVALFRSAMNNEWTARLLREFLETQVLRRATGLLEIDPAEAPLRSSLVATQMAGMVIVRYILRLEPLASAPPDVVVAAVGPTIQRYLTGDVTRLTARPADPGSPGGPRPGTPGGTRQDG
- the hisI gene encoding phosphoribosyl-AMP cyclohydrolase; protein product: MPVPDLSPATAPGPARGGPARPSALDPAIATRLRRNPDGLVTAVVRAHDTGDVLMVAWMDDEALHRTLTTGRATYWSRSRREYWVKGDTSGHHQYVRSVALDCDGDALLVSVDQVGAACHTGSWTCFSDELPVTGATSAGPAT
- a CDS encoding aldo/keto reductase, with the protein product MHKRRIGAIGPEVSAIGLGCMGMSMAYGTRDDEESTRTLHRALDLGINHLDTADMYGRGHNEELLGPVLRKRRDEVFLATKFGNRFTGEGSTTASPGAYVDSSGAWAHQACDASLARLGVDTIDLYYLHRRNPETPIEETVGAMAELVVDGKVRFIGLSEVSPATLRAAHAVHPVAAVQMEYSLFSRDVEQEMLATCRDLGVALVAYSPMGRGLLTGTINSREQLGAEDFRSRAPRFAEENLDTNLELVDRVRAVAAEIGCTPAQAALAWLLAQGDDILPIPGTKRVGYLEENAAAVDLRLTGEQVAQLSAAIPVGAAAGERYPEQSMRFIGR
- a CDS encoding ABC transporter ATP-binding protein — protein: METAIEVRDLVVTRGKRQVLHGIGCTVPRGSVTGLLGPSGSGKTTLLRAIVGVQIVSGGTVTVLGEPAGARGLRRRLGYLTQAPSVYPDLTVRENTRYFGRLHGVGRSDADRAIADVGLADAADQLVGTLSGGQRSRASLACALVGRPEVVILDEPTVGQDPVLRAELWQRFHAMAAEGTTLLVSSHVMDEAARCDRLLLIREGRLIADDTVPAVRAAAGTDDLEEAFLRLIRANELADGDRLAGSGDRRAGR
- a CDS encoding ABC transporter permease gives rise to the protein MNLRILAVTTGRILRQLRHDRRTVAMLLVVPVVLLTLLYHMFGDQPAPPGQPAVFDRIALVMLGVFPFVIMFLVTSIAMLRERTSGTLERLLTTPLGKLDLLFGYGLAFGLAAAVQAGVAAGAAYWLFDLSTAGNPGLVVLIAVVNAVLGVALGLFCSAFAQTEFQAVQFMPVVVIPQILLCGLFVARDQMAGWLQVISDALPLSYAVEALQEVGAHAEPTGTMWRDVAVVAAAVVVALVLAAATLRRRTG
- a CDS encoding ABC transporter ATP-binding protein, whose translation is MSTTTAGAVPERAESAWGTFRRGLALSPELRTGLAGTLALALVSMVGRAAVPVAIQQGIDRGLRAPGGPDIGVVGIVVAATAAVLVVTTICGYLMMRRLFTVSETALAGVRVRAFRHVHDLSTLHQQAERRGSLVSRVTSDVDQITQFLQWGGVILLINLGQVVVTTVVMAVYSWQLTLVVFAAFVPAVAVIRVFQKRLAAAYGVVRQRLGAMLAAVSESVVGAPVIRAYGVSGRTAERLDRTIEAQRRAQQRAIRTSVISFSTGEIAAGLALAGVVVLGVKLGVDGSLGIGELTAFLFLVTLFIQPVQIATEVLNEAQNAVAGWRRVLDVLDVAPDVADPGEQGVDLPAGPIDIRFADVEYHYPGGPPVLVDVNVDIPAKTRVAVVGETGSGKTTFAKLLTRLMDPSGGAVLLSGVRLDRVRFGSLRSRVVMVPQDGFLFDSTVAENVRFGRPELTDEELASAFTELGLGDWVEGLPLGLATPVGERGEALSVGERQLVALARAYVADPDLLVLDEATSAVDPATEVRLQRTLDAVTRGRTTVAIAHRLSTAQAADEVIVVDRGRIVQRGPHEELVSDPQSVYGLLYASWLEQTR